The Phoenix dactylifera cultivar Barhee BC4 chromosome 12, palm_55x_up_171113_PBpolish2nd_filt_p, whole genome shotgun sequence genome has a window encoding:
- the LOC103709888 gene encoding putative cyclin-D6-1, with translation MEFVLENPLMFSDEEALHPDSISSLFAAENNCLIAHHGNITLSARRDAASLAHEFSPSLGRSVIYLAINYIDRFLSKRDIPLVKPRVASLLAIACLSLAAKMTKSGFSLEDLQGTDEQPQFATATIGLMEMVVLSALGWRMRSITPFAFLDFFLHSFPLADAAPRQSLKDRASKTLFQAQNEGKFLEFKPSAIAASALLAAAFELFPTHFPSFRSAVLSCEFVDEENLSACCDAMLAVATDGGGSDKAGKNPGSSSDSPVTVLGRRDSENGRAVGSSVDDRDAKKTHLA, from the exons ATGGAGTTCGTTCTCGAGAACCCCCTCATGTTCTCCGATGAGGAAGCACTGCACCCGGACTCCATCTCCAGCCTCTTCGCCGCCGAAAACAATTGTCTGATCGCCCATCACGGAAATATTACTCTCTCTGCTCGCCGTGACGCCGCCTCTCTCGCCCATGAG TTCTCTCCAAGTTTGGGTCGGTCGGTGATCTACCTCGCCATCAACTACATCGATCGCTTCCTCTCCAAACGAGATATCCCG CTGGTGAAGCCGCGGGTGGCATCTCTCCTCGCCATTGCCTGCCTCTCTCTCGCCGCCAAAATGACGAAAAGCGGCTTCTCCCTTGAAGATCTCCAG GGAACGGACGAACAACCTCAGTTCGCTACGGCGACGATCGGGTTAATGGAGATGGTGGTTCTAAGCGCCCTGGGTTGGCGAATGCGATCTATTACCCCTTTCGCCTTCCTTGACTTCTTCCTCCATTCCTTCCCGCTCGCCGATGCCGCTCCCCGCCAATCTCTCAAGGATCGAGCGTCCAAAACCCTCTTCCAGGCTCAAAATG AGGGAAAGTTCTTGGAGTTCAAGCCATCGGCGATCGCCGCGTCGGCGCTGCTCGCCGCCGCCTTCGAGCTCTTTCCGACCCACTTCCCCTCGTTCCGCTCCGCTGTACTCTCCTGTGAATTCGTCGACGAA GAAAACTTGTCGGCGTGCTGCGATGCGATGCTGGCAGTGGCGACCGACGGCGGCGGCTCGGATAAGGCCGGAAAGAACCCGGGCTCGAGTTCCGACTCGCCGGTGACCGTGCTGGGCCGCCGCGACTCCGAGAACGGGAGGGCCGTCGGATCCTCTGTGGATGATCGTGATGCTAAGAAGACCCATCTCGCCTAG